A stretch of DNA from Micromonospora peucetia:
CCTCGGCTCGCTTCCCCTGTCGCTGCGTACGAAGTCGAAACCAGTCACCCCCTCGACAGGCCGCCGATGTGGCGGCACTGACAAGACTAACGCCTGCCGCAACGGGTTTCATCCCGAGGCCCGAGTCGGCTGCGCCGACCCGGACAAAAGCGGCAGATCAGTCATCCATCCCCTTGCCGCGCCGGCCGTGGGCCCGGGCGATCTCCCGGTCCGCGTCCCGCTTGGCGAGGTCCTGCCGCTTGTCGTACGACTTCTTGCCCTTGGCCAGGGCGATCTCCACCTTCGCCCAGCCGTCGGAGAAGTAGACCTGCAACGGCACCATGGTCAGGCCGCCCTCGCGGGTCTTGCCGAGCAGCCGGTCGATCTCCGTCCGGTTGAGCAGCAGCTTGCGGGTCCGCCGGGGCTCGTGGTTGGTCCACGTGCCCTGCGTGTATTCCGGGATGTGCATCCCGTGCAGGTAGAGCTCGCCGTTGCGCTCCTGCGCGAACGCGTCGACCA
This window harbors:
- the smpB gene encoding SsrA-binding protein SmpB; this translates as MPREKGRKVVASNKKARHDYSILDTYEAGMALTGTEVKSLRAGRASLVDAFAQERNGELYLHGMHIPEYTQGTWTNHEPRRTRKLLLNRTEIDRLLGKTREGGLTMVPLQVYFSDGWAKVEIALAKGKKSYDKRQDLAKRDADREIARAHGRRGKGMDD